In Kocuria turfanensis, a single genomic region encodes these proteins:
- a CDS encoding NYN domain-containing protein translates to MSTEERRIAVLIDADNAPASNIDVVLAEVSRHGAPNVRRAYGDWKSPGLQQWEAVLHAYAIRPIQQFAYSAGKNASDMAMVIDAMDLLHAGSVDGFAVVSSDADFTPLVMRILTEGAKVYGFGQQQTPAPFVNACSQFTYVEGLGAPTPESPASALARVPQQKLRGDTRLVQMLRSAVDAAGGEDGWAHLGAVGSQIANQASFDARNYGYAKLSELIEATGLFDVRRQNLTVHVRDGRRK, encoded by the coding sequence GTGAGCACCGAGGAGAGACGCATCGCCGTGCTGATCGACGCCGACAACGCCCCGGCGTCGAACATCGATGTCGTCCTGGCGGAGGTCTCCCGGCACGGCGCCCCGAACGTGCGGCGGGCCTACGGCGACTGGAAGAGCCCCGGTCTGCAGCAGTGGGAGGCGGTGCTGCACGCCTACGCCATCCGGCCGATCCAGCAGTTCGCCTACAGCGCGGGCAAGAACGCCTCCGACATGGCCATGGTCATCGACGCGATGGACCTGCTGCACGCGGGGTCCGTGGACGGCTTCGCCGTCGTCTCCAGCGATGCGGACTTCACCCCGCTGGTGATGCGCATCCTCACCGAAGGGGCGAAGGTCTACGGCTTCGGCCAGCAGCAGACGCCGGCGCCCTTCGTCAACGCCTGCTCGCAGTTCACCTATGTCGAGGGACTGGGTGCGCCGACGCCGGAGAGCCCGGCGTCGGCCCTCGCGCGGGTGCCGCAGCAGAAGCTGCGCGGCGACACCCGGCTCGTCCAGATGCTGCGCAGCGCCGTCGACGCCGCCGGCGGGGAGGACGGGTGGGCGCACCTGGGGGCCGTGGGCAGTCAGATCGCCAACCAGGCGTCCTTCGACGCCCGGAACTACGGCTATGCGAAGCTCAGCGAGCTCATCGAGGCCACCGGACTGTTCGACGTCCGGCGCCAGAACCTGACCGTGCACGTCCGGGACGGCCGCCGGAAGTGA